From a region of the Bradyrhizobium diazoefficiens genome:
- a CDS encoding acyl-CoA dehydrogenase family protein, translating to MTQPSFATHEVFNQSPPFEDIDLFAADRPLVDAVKANGGAAAECELSEFGKQWGSAAMADRGRLANENTPKLRTFDARGNRRDQVEFHPSYHELMARSAHAGVHNSTWTADGKPAGDAAEVIRAAKFYIAAQVETGHLCPITMTRASVGALAMQPDLLSKVMPVLSARSYDPSFAPWWDKRGMTLGMGMTEKQGGTDVRANMTRAVREGEAYRITGHKWFMSAPMCDAFLVLAQAENGLTCFFMPRFAPDGSVNAIQFQRLKDKLGNRSNASSEVEFVGAYAERVGEEGKGIRTIIQMVQLTRQDCAIASVGLMRSGLAHALHHARHRSVFQKHLADQPLMQAVLSDMALHVEASTALVMRLCRAFGRMAHDAAEAAYMRLLTPAIKYWTCKSAPPFLYEAMECLGGNGYVEDGILARHYRESPVNAIWEGSGNVMCLDVLRALSREPEPAMTVLQALAAETKGLLGAAEAVAFIGKTFRRADGERVARLAVEKLALLAAAAALNGASAQHAELFAATRLAANHASMYGAVELGSGEMRALLERALP from the coding sequence ATGACCCAGCCGAGCTTTGCGACCCATGAGGTGTTCAACCAGTCGCCGCCGTTCGAGGATATCGACCTGTTCGCCGCGGATCGCCCGCTGGTCGATGCGGTGAAGGCCAATGGCGGCGCGGCGGCGGAATGCGAGCTGTCCGAGTTCGGCAAGCAATGGGGCTCGGCCGCGATGGCCGATCGCGGACGCCTGGCGAACGAGAACACGCCAAAACTGCGCACCTTCGATGCCAGGGGCAACCGGCGCGACCAGGTCGAGTTTCACCCCTCGTATCATGAGCTGATGGCGCGCAGCGCCCATGCCGGCGTGCACAATTCGACCTGGACCGCGGACGGCAAACCTGCCGGCGATGCCGCCGAGGTCATTCGTGCGGCCAAATTCTACATCGCCGCGCAAGTCGAGACCGGCCACCTCTGTCCGATCACCATGACGCGCGCCTCCGTCGGCGCGCTGGCGATGCAACCGGACCTGCTCAGCAAAGTGATGCCGGTGCTGTCGGCCAGGAGCTACGACCCGAGCTTCGCGCCGTGGTGGGACAAGCGCGGCATGACGCTCGGCATGGGCATGACCGAGAAGCAGGGCGGCACCGACGTGCGCGCCAACATGACGCGCGCGGTGCGCGAGGGCGAGGCCTATCGCATCACCGGTCATAAATGGTTCATGTCGGCGCCGATGTGCGACGCGTTCCTGGTGCTGGCGCAAGCAGAGAACGGGCTGACCTGCTTCTTCATGCCGCGCTTCGCGCCGGATGGTTCCGTGAATGCGATCCAGTTCCAGCGGTTGAAGGACAAGCTCGGCAATCGCTCCAACGCGTCGTCCGAGGTCGAGTTCGTCGGTGCTTACGCCGAACGGGTCGGCGAGGAGGGCAAGGGCATCCGCACCATCATCCAGATGGTGCAGCTGACGCGGCAGGATTGCGCGATCGCCTCCGTCGGCCTGATGCGCTCGGGGCTCGCACATGCGCTGCATCACGCCCGTCACCGCAGCGTGTTCCAGAAGCACCTCGCCGACCAGCCCCTGATGCAGGCGGTGCTATCGGACATGGCGCTGCACGTGGAGGCGAGCACAGCTCTGGTGATGCGGCTCTGCCGCGCATTTGGCCGCATGGCGCACGATGCGGCGGAGGCTGCCTATATGCGGCTGCTGACGCCGGCGATCAAATACTGGACCTGCAAGAGCGCGCCGCCGTTCCTGTATGAAGCCATGGAGTGTCTCGGCGGCAACGGCTATGTCGAGGACGGCATTCTGGCGCGGCATTATCGGGAGTCGCCGGTCAATGCGATCTGGGAAGGTTCTGGCAACGTGATGTGCCTCGACGTGCTCCGCGCGCTCTCGCGCGAGCCGGAGCCGGCCATGACGGTGCTTCAGGCTCTTGCGGCCGAGACGAAGGGCCTGCTGGGAGCCGCGGAGGCGGTCGCGTTCATCGGCAAGACCTTCCGCCGCGCCGACGGCGAGCGCGTCGCGCGCCTGGCGGTCGAGAAGCTTGCACTCCTGGCGGCTGCCGCTGCGCTGAACGGCGCGTCAGCGCAGCACGCCGAACTGTTCGCCGCCACGCGTCTTGCGGCCAATCACGCCAGCATGTATGGCGCGGTCGAGCTCGGGAGCGGCGAGATGCGTGCGCTGCTGGAGCGGGCGCTGCCGTGA
- the ruvX gene encoding Holliday junction resolvase RuvX produces the protein MPALILPLVDAATHWPARGALVGLDLGTKTIGVAVSDPDRRLATGVETVQRKAFKQDAVRLLAIAAERKTVGFVLGLPINMDGSEGPRAQSTRAFARNLAGLTALPIGLWDERLSTAAVERELIGMDVSRAKRAEVIDEHAAIFILQGALDRLANLRPGTA, from the coding sequence ATGCCGGCTCTTATCCTGCCCCTCGTCGATGCTGCAACCCACTGGCCCGCGCGCGGCGCGCTGGTCGGGCTTGACCTTGGCACCAAGACCATCGGCGTTGCCGTGTCCGACCCGGACCGGCGGCTTGCGACCGGCGTCGAAACGGTCCAGCGCAAGGCGTTCAAGCAGGACGCCGTCCGGCTGCTCGCGATCGCGGCGGAGCGCAAGACCGTCGGCTTCGTGCTCGGTCTGCCCATCAACATGGACGGCAGCGAGGGCCCGCGCGCGCAATCCACCCGCGCCTTCGCCCGCAATCTTGCCGGCCTGACCGCGCTTCCCATCGGCCTATGGGACGAGCGCCTCTCGACCGCCGCGGTCGAGCGCGAGCTGATCGGAATGGACGTCAGCCGCGCCAAGCGCGCCGAGGTGATCGACGAGCACGCCGCGATCTTCATCCTGCAGGGCGCGCTCGACCGTCTCGCCAATCTCCGCCCGGGGACCGCCTGA
- a CDS encoding LysR family transcriptional regulator has protein sequence MELSDLQTFAAVARTGGITRAAEELNTVQSNVTQRVKTLEAEIGTPLFERHSRGMTLTGAGKRLLPYAQKMAALSREVLLAARDDGEPKGPLAIGSMETTAAVRLPPLLADFHRRFPAVRLALRTAPTADLVAAVLDGALDGAFVAGPIAHAELIATSAFREELVLVSARRWSSLAELRAGTPESGPTALVFRTGCTYRQRLEQVFVEFGWPSAARFELGTLDGMIGCVGADMGVTLLPRAVVERGAMNGTVSIHTLSPSQARVETLFIQRRAGHRSSALSGFAACLKTDEDVIAA, from the coding sequence ATGGAACTCAGCGACCTCCAGACCTTTGCCGCCGTCGCTCGGACCGGCGGCATCACCCGCGCCGCGGAAGAGCTGAACACCGTGCAATCCAACGTCACCCAGCGCGTGAAGACGCTGGAGGCGGAGATCGGCACGCCACTGTTCGAGCGACACTCGCGCGGCATGACCCTGACTGGCGCCGGCAAACGCCTCCTGCCCTATGCGCAAAAGATGGCGGCGCTGTCGCGCGAAGTCTTGCTCGCCGCGCGTGACGATGGCGAGCCGAAGGGACCGCTTGCGATCGGCTCGATGGAGACGACGGCGGCGGTGCGGCTGCCGCCGCTGCTGGCGGATTTCCATCGCCGCTTCCCTGCCGTGCGTCTTGCCCTGCGCACCGCGCCAACTGCCGACCTCGTCGCCGCCGTGCTCGACGGCGCGCTCGACGGTGCCTTCGTCGCAGGTCCGATTGCGCATGCCGAGCTCATCGCGACGAGCGCCTTCCGCGAGGAGCTGGTGCTGGTCAGCGCGCGGCGCTGGAGCTCACTTGCCGAGCTGCGCGCCGGCACGCCGGAGTCCGGTCCGACCGCGCTGGTGTTCCGCACCGGCTGCACCTACCGCCAGCGGCTCGAACAGGTTTTCGTCGAGTTCGGCTGGCCGTCGGCGGCGCGTTTCGAACTCGGCACGCTCGACGGCATGATCGGCTGCGTCGGCGCCGACATGGGCGTGACCTTGCTGCCGCGCGCGGTCGTCGAACGCGGCGCAATGAATGGCACCGTCTCGATCCACACGTTGAGCCCGTCGCAGGCGCGCGTCGAGACACTCTTCATCCAGCGCCGCGCCGGACATCGATCCAGCGCGCTGAGCGGTTTTGCCGCTTGCCTGAAGACGGACGAGGACGTCATCGCGGCCTGA
- a CDS encoding CPBP family intramembrane glutamic endopeptidase: MSELENARPVGAGPAPQPRTFDFFETLLVALIAYAVYLFAAQLTIMLSLPAFMNGLSSEEVDVLWKQQHRQDAAVIFATPAAIAVLWVAIRKAGGEFTEYLALNWPSRDDIVSALGVMTIFLTVEAFITIKLGLTRPQTNSDFVVGGATGLIVFAVVICLAAPILEEFVFRGFIFRGWSQSFLGPIGAIVLTSALWAMLHSQYGWYERSWIFVAGLVLGYFRLRSNSTWLTVVAHSAMNMQILFLGGPYV; the protein is encoded by the coding sequence ATGTCTGAACTTGAAAATGCTCGTCCCGTGGGGGCGGGCCCAGCCCCCCAACCTCGCACATTCGATTTCTTCGAGACCTTGTTGGTCGCCTTGATAGCCTATGCGGTCTACCTATTCGCAGCCCAGCTCACGATCATGTTGAGCTTACCGGCTTTCATGAACGGGTTGTCGTCTGAAGAGGTCGACGTTCTGTGGAAACAACAGCACCGGCAAGACGCGGCGGTGATTTTTGCGACTCCGGCTGCGATCGCCGTACTTTGGGTCGCGATCCGAAAGGCGGGAGGGGAGTTCACCGAGTATCTGGCACTGAATTGGCCAAGCAGAGACGACATCGTATCTGCACTTGGCGTCATGACAATTTTTTTGACCGTCGAAGCCTTCATAACGATCAAACTTGGGCTGACGCGACCTCAAACCAACTCGGATTTCGTAGTTGGAGGTGCAACGGGACTGATAGTGTTCGCTGTGGTCATCTGCCTGGCTGCTCCGATCCTCGAGGAATTCGTATTTCGTGGATTTATCTTTCGAGGGTGGTCTCAGTCATTCCTGGGCCCGATCGGTGCGATCGTGCTTACGTCGGCGCTATGGGCGATGCTGCACAGCCAGTACGGTTGGTATGAGCGTTCCTGGATATTCGTCGCAGGTCTCGTACTCGGTTACTTTCGGCTTCGTTCCAATTCCACCTGGCTGACGGTCGTGGCTCATTCAGCCATGAATATGCAGATCCTTTTTCTGGGAGGACCGTACGTCTAG
- a CDS encoding nitronate monooxygenase family protein, with product MWPDRRLIELFKTEFPIVLAPMAGVMDAELVIAAAQGGALGSLPSAMISPEKAREQVGLIRQRVKAPVNMNFFCHTPVELTSEAEARWKQRLAGYYTEHGLDPSAPIAAANRAPFDAAFCEVVEELKPEVVSFHFGLPEQTLLKRVKAAGCLVISSATTVKEAVWLEQRGVDAVIAQGAEAGGHRGMFLTDKIAEQPGTFALVPQVVDAVKVPVIACGGIADGRGIAAAFALGASGVQIGSAYLRCPESKVSAGGRKALSEAGDDSTVITNVMTGRPARGVQNRLMREAGPVSPDAPPFPHAATALGPLKAAAEKQGRVDFTNLWAGQAIALGREVPAAELTRDLAKSALARLKALAG from the coding sequence ATGTGGCCTGACCGTCGACTGATCGAGCTCTTCAAGACCGAATTTCCGATCGTGCTGGCGCCGATGGCCGGTGTGATGGATGCGGAGCTGGTGATTGCGGCGGCGCAGGGCGGGGCGCTCGGCTCGCTGCCGAGTGCGATGATCTCGCCGGAAAAGGCGCGCGAGCAGGTTGGTCTCATCCGCCAGCGGGTCAAGGCGCCGGTCAACATGAACTTCTTCTGCCACACGCCGGTCGAACTGACGAGTGAAGCCGAAGCGCGCTGGAAGCAGCGGCTCGCGGGTTATTACACCGAGCATGGTCTCGATCCCTCGGCGCCGATCGCTGCGGCGAACCGCGCGCCGTTCGATGCGGCCTTCTGCGAGGTCGTCGAGGAGCTGAAGCCGGAGGTCGTCAGCTTCCATTTCGGCCTGCCGGAGCAGACGCTGCTCAAGCGCGTCAAGGCGGCCGGCTGCCTCGTCATCTCGTCGGCGACGACGGTGAAGGAGGCGGTCTGGCTCGAGCAGCGCGGCGTCGACGCCGTGATCGCGCAAGGCGCCGAGGCGGGCGGCCATCGCGGCATGTTCCTGACCGACAAGATCGCGGAGCAGCCCGGCACCTTCGCGTTGGTGCCGCAGGTCGTCGATGCCGTGAAGGTGCCGGTGATCGCCTGCGGCGGCATTGCCGACGGACGCGGTATCGCCGCGGCTTTTGCGCTCGGCGCCTCCGGCGTGCAGATCGGCAGCGCCTATCTGCGCTGTCCGGAATCGAAGGTCAGCGCGGGCGGCCGCAAGGCGCTTTCCGAGGCGGGCGATGATTCCACGGTCATTACCAACGTCATGACCGGCCGTCCGGCGCGCGGGGTCCAGAACCGCCTGATGCGCGAGGCCGGCCCGGTCTCGCCGGATGCGCCTCCCTTTCCCCATGCCGCGACCGCGCTGGGGCCGCTCAAGGCGGCGGCCGAAAAGCAGGGCAGGGTGGATTTCACCAATCTCTGGGCCGGCCAGGCCATCGCCCTCGGCCGCGAGGTCCCCGCGGCCGAATTGACCCGGGATCTCGCCAAATCGGCGCTGGCCCGCCTGAAAGCGCTGGCCGGCTAG
- a CDS encoding type II CAAX endopeptidase family protein yields the protein MDSLNPDSLHLTVTPATPRVWKFWGTTLWGLFIFVAMFVGQIGAVFLLAAQRGLPMDLASIQLVGREPQTLALSVIMGLPATLLAVWLAIGIKRVSFVDYLALHWPSWKQLLFGAVGLILLVLVWETMSRALGREATPGFMTDLLKSGRDKGAALLLLFAFSVAAPISEEILARGFLYRGWSASFLRVPGAILLSSLVWTVVHLQYDIYFLVEVFTIGLWFGYMRYRANSLWLTITLHALNNLTAVVLTMWLGS from the coding sequence ATGGATTCCCTCAATCCCGACAGTCTGCACCTGACCGTGACGCCGGCGACGCCACGCGTCTGGAAGTTCTGGGGCACGACGCTCTGGGGCCTCTTCATCTTCGTCGCGATGTTCGTGGGGCAGATCGGCGCCGTCTTCCTGCTGGCGGCGCAGCGTGGTCTTCCCATGGACCTCGCCTCGATCCAGCTCGTCGGCCGCGAGCCCCAGACGCTGGCGCTCTCGGTCATCATGGGCCTGCCGGCGACGCTTCTTGCGGTTTGGCTCGCCATTGGCATCAAGAGGGTCTCTTTCGTCGATTATCTCGCGCTGCATTGGCCGTCCTGGAAGCAGCTCCTGTTCGGTGCGGTCGGCCTCATCCTGCTGGTGCTGGTCTGGGAGACGATGTCGCGCGCGCTCGGCCGCGAGGCGACGCCGGGCTTCATGACCGATCTGTTGAAATCGGGACGCGACAAGGGCGCAGCACTGCTGCTTCTGTTCGCCTTCAGCGTGGCTGCGCCGATTTCGGAGGAGATCCTGGCGCGGGGCTTCCTCTATCGCGGCTGGTCGGCGAGCTTCCTGCGCGTGCCCGGTGCGATCCTCCTGTCGTCGCTGGTGTGGACGGTCGTGCACCTGCAGTACGACATCTACTTCCTCGTCGAGGTCTTCACCATCGGCCTGTGGTTCGGCTACATGCGCTATCGCGCCAATTCGCTGTGGCTGACGATCACATTGCATGCGCTGAACAACCTGACCGCGGTGGTGCTGACGATGTGGCTGGGGAGCTGA
- a CDS encoding aspartate carbamoyltransferase catalytic subunit, with the protein MTSKSTFVLGHRHLLGIEGLSAADITGLLDLSEEYVELNRQVDKKRTVLRGRTQVNLFFEASTRTQSSFELAGKRLGADVMNMSVSSSSMKKGETLIDTAMTLNAMHPDILVMRHHASGAVELLARKVDGSVINAGDGAHEHPTQALLDALTIRRNKGRIEGLVVAICGDVLHSRVARSNIILLNTMGARVRVVGPTTLLPSGIERMGVEVARDMREGLNGADIVMMLRLQRERMNGSFVPSSSEYFHYFGLDQKKLAYAKPDALVMHPGPMNRGVEIDSIVADGAQSLIREQVEMGVAVRMAVLEALARNLPNA; encoded by the coding sequence ATGACATCGAAATCGACCTTTGTCCTCGGCCACCGGCATTTGCTGGGCATCGAGGGCCTTTCCGCGGCCGATATCACCGGCCTCCTCGACCTGTCCGAAGAATATGTCGAGCTCAACCGCCAGGTTGACAAGAAGCGCACCGTCCTGCGGGGACGGACGCAGGTGAACCTGTTCTTCGAGGCCTCCACCCGGACCCAATCCTCGTTCGAGCTCGCCGGCAAACGGCTGGGCGCCGACGTCATGAACATGTCGGTGTCCTCGTCATCCATGAAGAAGGGCGAGACGCTGATCGACACCGCGATGACGCTGAACGCGATGCATCCGGACATCCTAGTGATGCGCCATCACGCCTCCGGCGCGGTGGAACTGCTGGCGCGCAAGGTTGACGGTTCCGTGATCAATGCCGGCGACGGCGCGCACGAGCATCCGACCCAGGCCCTGCTCGACGCGCTCACCATCCGCCGCAACAAGGGCCGGATCGAAGGGCTCGTGGTCGCGATCTGCGGCGACGTGCTGCATTCGCGCGTCGCCCGCTCCAATATCATCCTGCTCAACACGATGGGCGCCCGCGTCCGCGTGGTCGGCCCCACCACGTTGTTGCCATCGGGCATCGAGCGGATGGGCGTCGAGGTCGCGCGCGACATGCGCGAGGGATTGAACGGCGCGGACATCGTCATGATGCTGCGGCTCCAGCGCGAGCGCATGAACGGCTCCTTCGTGCCGTCATCTTCCGAGTATTTCCACTATTTCGGGCTCGACCAGAAGAAACTCGCCTACGCCAAGCCGGACGCACTGGTGATGCATCCCGGCCCCATGAACCGCGGCGTGGAGATCGACTCGATCGTGGCCGACGGCGCGCAATCCCTAATCCGCGAACAGGTGGAAATGGGTGTCGCCGTGCGCATGGCGGTGCTCGAAGCGCTCGCCCGTAACCTGCCGAACGCGTGA
- the gatC gene encoding Asp-tRNA(Asn)/Glu-tRNA(Gln) amidotransferase subunit GatC: MSVDAATVRRIAHLARIAVSEGEVPHLQGELNAMLAFVEQLSEVNVEGVEPMTSVTPMQMKKRQDVVNDGEIADDIVANAPATEGHFFLVPKVVE; the protein is encoded by the coding sequence ATGTCCGTCGACGCCGCTACCGTCCGCCGCATCGCGCATCTGGCGCGCATTGCGGTTTCCGAGGGCGAGGTTCCGCATCTGCAGGGCGAGCTCAACGCCATGCTTGCCTTCGTCGAGCAGCTCTCGGAGGTCAATGTCGAGGGCGTGGAGCCGATGACCTCGGTCACCCCGATGCAGATGAAGAAGCGGCAGGATGTGGTCAATGACGGCGAGATCGCCGACGATATCGTTGCCAACGCGCCCGCGACCGAAGGGCACTTCTTCCTGGTGCCGAAGGTTGTCGAGTAG
- a CDS encoding M15 family metallopeptidase, producing the protein MKTVLAVFVSIVTTSFIHAQSLPGDFVYLRDIDPSIIQDIRYATADNFVGRPLAGYNAGECVVKRQVGRRLKAAQQELAAQNLSLKMFDCYRPARASLDLVKWSRNGHQTAAERRYNPNIPKSELFRLGYIASRSQHSTGAALDLTLVDLKAENSGRYDASKRYADCTAPVETRAPEGSVDMGTGYDCTDAKGHTAAPSISREQRAWRRRLVAAMARQGFVNYSKEWWHFSLPGAGGAAYDFPIQPRTR; encoded by the coding sequence TTGAAAACAGTTCTTGCTGTATTTGTATCAATCGTCACCACGTCATTCATCCACGCCCAATCGCTCCCCGGCGATTTCGTCTATCTGCGCGACATCGATCCCAGCATCATCCAGGACATCCGCTACGCGACCGCGGACAATTTCGTCGGCCGTCCGCTTGCCGGTTACAATGCCGGCGAGTGCGTGGTGAAGCGGCAGGTGGGGCGGCGCCTGAAGGCGGCGCAGCAGGAGCTGGCGGCGCAAAATCTCTCACTCAAGATGTTCGACTGCTACCGGCCGGCGCGGGCCTCGCTCGACCTGGTCAAGTGGTCGCGGAACGGCCATCAGACCGCCGCCGAGCGGCGCTACAATCCCAATATTCCCAAGTCAGAGCTGTTCCGCCTCGGCTACATCGCGAGCCGCTCGCAGCATTCCACCGGTGCCGCGCTCGATCTCACGCTGGTCGATCTCAAGGCCGAAAATTCGGGCAGATATGACGCCTCGAAAAGATACGCCGATTGCACCGCGCCGGTCGAGACGCGGGCGCCGGAAGGCAGCGTCGACATGGGCACCGGCTACGACTGTACCGACGCGAAGGGGCATACCGCAGCACCGTCGATCTCTCGGGAACAGCGTGCATGGCGCAGGCGTCTCGTCGCTGCGATGGCCAGGCAAGGCTTTGTGAACTATTCGAAGGAGTGGTGGCATTTTTCGCTGCCGGGGGCGGGTGGAGCGGCCTATGATTTCCCGATCCAGCCGCGAACAAGGTAG
- a CDS encoding nitronate monooxygenase: MPIATPLTQLLGIRHPILLAPMDTIAGSRLTRAVSEAGGFGILGGGYGERARLEAETQRLSGFGPFGIGFITWSLARQPELLDIALDARPQAIMLSFGDPAPFASRIKARGARLICQVQSEDLARQALDAGAEILIAQGTEAGGHGASRTTVDIVPAIVDLAAGRVPVVAAGGIADGRGLAAMMMLGASGVLIGTRFYASVEADGANEAKQRIRAADGNDTVRGVVFDWSRNLFWPAPFTARTLVNDHVRRWTGREIELMQRASEVAKEYAAAKAAGNFEVAAVFAGEAVGLIHDIPPAAEIVERIAAEAEQLLAGRRNSGASLPSSVVEEGSQQAKS; this comes from the coding sequence ATGCCGATCGCGACGCCGCTGACCCAGCTCCTGGGAATCAGGCACCCGATCCTGCTCGCGCCGATGGACACGATTGCGGGCAGCCGCTTGACGCGCGCCGTCAGCGAAGCCGGCGGTTTCGGAATACTTGGCGGCGGCTACGGCGAGAGGGCGCGGCTCGAAGCAGAGACACAGCGGCTGAGCGGCTTTGGGCCATTCGGCATCGGCTTCATCACCTGGAGCCTGGCAAGACAGCCCGAGCTGCTCGACATCGCGCTCGACGCTCGCCCGCAAGCCATCATGCTGTCGTTCGGCGATCCCGCGCCGTTCGCGTCGCGGATCAAGGCGCGCGGTGCGCGACTGATCTGCCAGGTGCAGAGCGAGGACTTGGCCAGGCAGGCGCTCGATGCCGGCGCGGAGATCCTGATCGCGCAGGGCACCGAAGCCGGCGGCCATGGCGCATCGCGCACCACGGTCGACATCGTGCCTGCGATCGTCGATCTGGCGGCCGGACGTGTGCCGGTCGTCGCGGCCGGCGGGATCGCCGACGGCCGGGGCCTTGCCGCAATGATGATGCTGGGCGCGTCCGGCGTGCTGATCGGCACGCGCTTCTATGCGAGCGTAGAGGCCGACGGCGCCAACGAAGCGAAGCAGCGCATTCGCGCGGCTGACGGTAATGACACGGTGCGCGGCGTCGTCTTCGACTGGTCGCGGAATCTGTTTTGGCCCGCACCGTTCACTGCGCGAACGCTGGTCAATGATCACGTCAGGCGCTGGACCGGCCGCGAGATCGAGCTGATGCAGCGCGCAAGCGAGGTCGCCAAGGAGTATGCTGCGGCGAAGGCCGCGGGCAATTTCGAGGTCGCCGCGGTTTTTGCCGGCGAGGCGGTTGGGCTGATCCATGATATTCCGCCCGCCGCGGAGATCGTCGAGCGTATTGCGGCTGAAGCCGAGCAGCTTCTTGCCGGACGGCGCAACTCCGGTGCTTCTTTGCCTTCTTCCGTTGTGGAAGAGGGTTCGCAGCAAGCCAAGTCGTGA
- a CDS encoding AEC family transporter: protein MPVVIAALLPVFILIVLGVVLKRSLMRLDTQWHGLERLTYFVLFPMLLIQTLVKADLSRVPVAGVGGALLLSALAMSLLCLALRPALARLGIDGPAFTSIFQGATRWQTFVGLSICANMFGDVGLALASVAMVAIIPLVNVFSVAVLAHYAAPEKQSGRAIVMTLVRNPLIWACAIGLFVNVTHLPLPKLWHEVADALSRSSLAIGLLVTGAGLHLEGLLRPSTGAAIGVAFKLVLMPILALALAAWFGLSGDGRAIVAICAAVPTSSSAYVMARQMGGDAPLLAQIITLQTILAAITMPIAIALAA from the coding sequence ATGCCCGTCGTGATCGCGGCGCTGCTGCCGGTCTTCATCCTCATCGTGCTCGGCGTCGTGCTGAAGCGCAGCCTGATGCGGCTCGACACGCAATGGCACGGACTGGAGCGGCTGACCTATTTCGTGCTGTTTCCGATGCTGCTGATCCAGACGCTGGTGAAGGCCGACCTCTCCAGGGTGCCGGTCGCGGGCGTCGGCGGCGCGCTGCTGCTGTCGGCGCTGGCGATGTCGCTGCTCTGCCTCGCGCTCCGTCCCGCCCTGGCACGGCTCGGTATCGACGGTCCCGCCTTCACCTCGATCTTCCAGGGCGCGACGCGCTGGCAGACCTTCGTGGGACTATCCATCTGCGCCAACATGTTCGGCGATGTCGGGCTGGCGCTCGCCTCGGTCGCGATGGTCGCGATCATCCCGCTGGTCAACGTGTTCAGCGTCGCGGTGCTCGCGCATTATGCCGCGCCCGAAAAGCAATCCGGCCGCGCCATCGTCATGACGTTGGTGCGCAATCCCCTGATCTGGGCCTGCGCGATCGGGCTTTTTGTCAATGTCACCCACCTGCCGCTGCCAAAACTCTGGCATGAGGTGGCGGACGCCCTCAGCCGCTCCTCGCTCGCCATCGGCCTGCTCGTCACCGGCGCTGGCCTGCATCTCGAAGGCCTGCTGCGCCCGAGCACCGGAGCTGCAATCGGCGTCGCTTTCAAGCTCGTGCTGATGCCGATCCTGGCGCTGGCGCTGGCTGCCTGGTTCGGGCTGTCCGGCGACGGCCGCGCGATCGTGGCGATCTGCGCGGCGGTGCCGACCTCATCCAGCGCCTATGTGATGGCGCGCCAGATGGGCGGCGATGCCCCGCTGCTGGCGCAGATCATCACGCTGCAGACGATTCTGGCGGCGATCACGATGCCGATCGCGATCGCGCTGGCGGCGTGA